One Apis cerana isolate GH-2021 linkage group LG15, AcerK_1.0, whole genome shotgun sequence DNA window includes the following coding sequences:
- the LOC107993357 gene encoding uncharacterized protein LOC107993357 has translation MDKLNEFYKKIQMYLMKKNQECGELKLLISCITNENNNHIDDICKSITNIFKTYDIPIGEKTTINNEKCVQSYKYLLLNTNFENQERLGEDIVSGHLVDMCPPLSPYLFIQILWSFEYENILIESLLYMPFDLCTEIVKVATKHIDKLPFQRSIKSIYKLIFIIYIKFFQLKELSVQSKNIEESIQNLLLSFEEFLLLLTNSKLPYLIEVSDLKKCERHGIMLKKLICTIKRCLECKTKGVSTFNDLEKLYNITFGRESYIQYENTLIENIISTLNQQLMNLLLNKIKEIDCNIYLSWAELDDEENKMISLQRSIGIECYYFIEFITNNEELSKNIHLIECLQQLSSKSDPKQSTFVLSLSELCCAISNGKKELIKELLCRYKEWDSTILDFVYNNRSSLEKKDCLILLEYLTFILTQSTAEDLKESSYILIMKILSCQNIPDIYEIVMMYLTKYDGKNYLESPHLEEAFHEFIMGNANLQTSTNLKTVLLFLLKNPKMILTILLKITIGYSHYTNIMISPNDLLLLSPFMQIREGNNQILITSVLKIICIENTEWNTKKFVDFVNVILDNSIIKVYELINNVYIPYLKEDTFNVSNINSILNNIRKLQIKCTKETNIKDLIIALAKKMSFLRKNTSISKYISSEIFVQITRILPYFLENKICSVSIKKEIFNGIESIIEPIDTLHFAPLWYLMHKGVIDIIEDYERRCFVVLNRLKEDPKTSESLRHYLSDLSLLREDFLRHLIIRSTEEEYQRLGSELTIIYWFAFGWNDEIDAYNHFLRLTMEACCLSLEYPAIGGNDLFAFLLKSFIRFCRTFVLVEGMENQEKVYQSLIKNINQLDGSIKHSPYADLFTNCLSHLNNYTENDPVHFLQDVLNTFHHFSDQCLEYNNEYNEITCKIPHSLKVSNFYITHEVISACMRVPATEAYECIKKMNELFVLN, from the coding sequence atggataaattgaatgaattttataaaaaaattcaaatgtaccttatgaaaaaaaatcaagaatgtggagaattgaaattacttatttcatgtataacaaatgaaaataataatcacattGATGACATATGTAaatcaataacaaatatattcaaaacctATGATATACCTATAGGAGAAAAAActacaataaataatgaaaaatgtgtacaatcatataaatatttattattgaatactaATTTTGAAAACCAAGAACGATTGGGAGAAGATATTGTTAGTGGACATTTAGTTGATATGTGTCCACCTTTATctccatatttatttatacaaatattatggaGTTTTGaatatgagaatattttaattgaatctcTTTTATATATGCCATTTGATCTTTGTACAGAGATAGTGAAAGTAGCTACAAAGCATATAGATAAATTACCTTTTCAAAGatcaattaaaagtatatataagttgatatttattatatatattaagttctttcaattaaaagaaCTTAGTGTACAGTCTAAGAATATTGAAGAaagtatacaaaatttattattaagttttgaagaattcttattattattaacaaattcaaaattacctTATTTGATAGAAGTATCAGATTTAAAAAAGTGTGAACGACATGGTatcatgttaaaaaaattaatttgtacaaTAAAGAGATGTTTGGAATGCAAAACTAAAGGAGTATCTACTTTTAAtgatcttgaaaaattatataacattacatTTGGAAGAGAATCATACATACAATATGAAAATACattgatagaaaatattatatcaacatTAAATCAAcaattgatgaatttattattaaataaaatcaaagaaattgattgtaatatttatttaagctGGGCAGAGTTGGATGatgaagaaaacaaaatgattTCTTTACAACGTTCTATTGGTATtgaatgttattatttcatagaatttataacaaataatgaagaattatcaaaaaacaTCCATTTAATAGAATGTTTACAACAATTATCATCTAAATCAGATCCTAAACAATCAACTTTTGTTTTAAGTTTATCAGAACTCTGTTGTGCTATATCTAATGGCAAAAAGGAActcataaaagaattattatgtaGATATAAAGAATGGGATTCTACAATACttgattttgtttataataatagatcttcattagaaaagaaagacTGTTTAATATTGTTAGAATATCTTACTTTTATTCTTACACAATCGACTGcagaagatttaaaagaatcaagttatattttaattatgaaaatattatcatgtCAAAATATACcagatatttatgaaattgtaatGATGTATTTAACGAAGTATGAtggcaaaaattatttagaatctcCACATTTGGAAGAAGCATTTCATGAATTCATTATGGGAAATGCAAATTTACAAACttctacaaatttaaaaaccgttttattgtttcttttaaaaaatcctaAAATGATATTGACaatacttttgaaaattactaTTGGTTATTctcattatacaaatattatgatttctcCTAatgatttacttttattatcacCATTTATGCAAATAAGAGAAggtaataatcaaatattaataacaagtgtcttaaaaatcatttgtatAGAAAATACAGAATGGAATACCAAAAAGTTTGTGGACTTTGTGAAtgttatattagataattctataattaaagtatacgaattgataaataatgtttatataccATATTTAAAGGAAGATACTTTTAatgtatctaatataaattccattcttaataatattcgtaagCTACAAATTAAATGTACCaaagaaacgaatattaaagatttgataatagctcttgcaaaaaaaatgtcattcctcagaaaaaatacaagtatatcaaaatatataagtagtGAAATATTTGTCCAAATAACAAGAATATTgccatattttttagaaaataaaatctgttctgtttcaataaaaaaagaaatttttaatggaattgaATCTATAATTGAACCAATCGACACATTACATTTTGCTCCCCTTTGGTATTTAATGCATAAAGGCGTAATCGATATAATAGAAGATTATGAAAGACGTTGTTTTGttgttttaaatagattaaaagaaGATCCAAAAACTTCGGAAAGTTTGCGACATTATTTATCCGATTTGAGTTTATTAAGAGAAGACTTTTTGCGTCATTTGATTATTCGTTCAACCGAAGAAGAATATCAAAGATTAGGTTCAGAgcttactataatatattggtTCGCTTTTGGATGGAATGATGAGATTGATGcatataatcattttcttcgtttaacGATGGAAGCATGTTGCTTATCTTTGGAATATCCAGCTATCGGTGGAAAcgatttatttgcatttttacttaaatcttttatacgtTTTTGTAGAACATTTGTATTGGTTGAAGGAATGGAAAATCAAGAGAAAGTATatcaatcattaattaaaaatattaatcaacttGATGGAAGTATAAAACATAGTCCTTATGCCGATTTATTCACTAATTGCCTTAgccatttaaataattatacagaaAATGATCCTGTACATTTTTTGCAAGatgttttaaatacttttcatcattttagCGATCAGTGTCTTGAatacaataatgaatataatgaaataacatgTAAAATACCTCATTCACtaaaagtttcgaatttttatataacacacGAAGTTATTTCTGCTTGTATGAGAGTGCCTGCAACAGAAGCTTAcgaatgcataaaaaaaatgaatgaactatttgttttgaattaa
- the LOC107993358 gene encoding acireductone dioxygenase, with the protein MVRAWYMDNSDVDQRLEHHKQPPECISIENLFKITGVEYFQINYKNYKNDNILTELKKKRGYTYEDEIECSKKCLPNYEEKLKNFFTEHLHTDEEIRLILDGSGYFDVRDKDDQWIRIEVQAGDLIIIPSGIYHRFTLDINNYIKAKRYFVGEPVWLPYNRPADDMECRKNYLNRLNHGFEVEIL; encoded by the exons atggttcGTGCGTGGTATATGGATAATAGTGATGTTGATCAACGATTAGAACATCATAAACAACCACCTGAATgtatttctattgaaaatttattcaagataACAGGTGTTGAATATTTTCag attaattataaaaattataaaaatgataacatattgacagaattaaaaaaaaaaaggggttATACGTACGAAGATGAAATAGAATGTTCTAAGAAATGCCTTCCAAATTACGAAGAGAAA ttaaaaaatttttttactgagCATCTTCATACTGATGAAGAAATAAGGTTAATTTTAGATGGATCAGGATATTTTGATGTCCGAGATAAGGATGATCAATGGATACGTATTGAAGTTCAAGCTggagatttaataattattcctaGTGGAATATATCACAGATTTACTTTGGATATTAAC aattatataaaagcaaAACGTTATTTTGTCGGAGAGCCTGTTTGGTTGCCTTACAACAGACCAGCTGATGATATGGAATGtcgtaaaaattacttaaatcgTTTGAATCATGGTTTTGAAGTAGAAATTCTTTAA
- the LOC107993343 gene encoding ras-related protein Rap-2a, producing MREFKVVVLGSGGVGKSALTVQFVSGCFMEKYDPTIEDFYRKEIEVDNSPCVLEILDTAGTEQFASMRDLYIKNGQGFVVVYSLTNHQTFQDIKAMKELITRVKGTERVPVLLVANKLDLEHQREVDTAEGNALAQLWGCPFVEASAKHRTNVNDVFAEIVREMNVSPEKEKKSYCCCSIL from the coding sequence ATGCGCGAGTTCAAGGTAGTCGTCCTCGGTTCGGGCGGGGTAGGCAAGAGTGCACTTACCGTGCAATTTGTTTCGGGATGTTTTATGGAGAAATACGATCCAACGATCGAAGACttttatcgaaaagaaatcgaagtGGACAATTCACCGTGTGTACTCGAAATTCTTGATACTGCCGGTACTGAACAATTCGCGAGTATGCGCgatctttatataaagaatggcCAAGGCTTCGTCGTAGTTTATAGTCTGACAAATCATCAGACTTTCCAAGATATCAAAGCAATGAAGGAATTGATAACACGCGTCAAAGGTACTGAAAGAGTACCAGTATTACTTGTCGCAAACAAGCTAGATCTCGAACATCAACGTGAAGTGGATACTGCTGAAGGTAACGCTTTGGCACAACTTTGGGGCTGTCCATTTGTTGAAGCATCTGCAAAACATCGCACAAACGTCAACGATGTATTTGCGGAAATTGTACGTGAGATGAACGTCAGCccggaaaaagagaaaaaaagctaCTGTTGTTGCAGCATCctctaa